A genomic segment from Aegilops tauschii subsp. strangulata cultivar AL8/78 chromosome 1, Aet v6.0, whole genome shotgun sequence encodes:
- the LOC109751337 gene encoding disease resistance protein RGA4: MTMSAKAGRGSVQERRGMGPGGLSGGASVAAGDVGYLVFIVRSNFFMNLFRQILSTAHTLPVSFPCDPRRRHGAALLCCAAASPHSLLRRQAAVVHRLPELSFARHLRLSLGSLMAAPIVTAALNCITALLALKRDGDVLQGEFLALIYDTNVSLESVATKIEKYEGNPQLYEVICDIEDFLNDTSAGSSSGATEPSSSSSGVCHSYAPEGSLMGILEPKQEIIKLLTSDVPDLKVICIVGCVGMGKTALSRALYDDKDLTIFFDCKVWLVASECSNAESVKTKVLEQIKHLKSWDALHEFLKRRRYLLFIDDMPKGSEWRIHDIFPSDMGSDGSRIVVTTSVHSVAASYSSGNHLFTMRSLDKTTSENLLWKNILEASPAIRNGSETILQKCDGLPLALNGVSDYLSSKGVRGSLLTESCCEEVGKHLGKFMTGNERAFGKMRRALIRCYDCLPNYDVKSCLAYTCIFPTRHQINVMQLARKLFAEGLVQENIAVHDCLSTLIDMSMLEPTPLRSSLSNTTKRCELHNVMREFAIQKALSRHLVTFVTRDELLHEGGRIRRLSVHHSSKAGCEALAKQKQFSLSSLRSFTTFNSELFDFKSSNLLRVLDLEGCKGLDDGVVKDIFNLVFLRFICLRNTDITRIPKRVRKLLHLETLDVRETQVNTLPLEVIMLPELGSLFGMFELQLPTDTAGMQKLVKFLKDDSKLHAFGGLVITKAQLQGSSMAEKQAFAIIIKEAKSLRKVKFWYKASAVFQRKKVWVKSLFDAAASASQPQDDAAAPRSQDSEATDSVLAASLTSSIGKRTVELRSLSIDFGVLENEFLGSIERTVGSTATLGMPGTFQDQRGSSRILVEVLQHLECLELLRIKEDRPGFWDGYFSVQIGGFPSLQLLSFEAPRYPRVRIQQGAMVHLISLQLLCAESPSYSAQKEESPPYCTANGEFESLIGVKIAHLPYLSEVILHPTTDSGIINAWKTALGSHSNRPCLKMRPA, translated from the exons ATGACGATGTCGGCGAAGGCGGGCCGGGGCAGCGTGCAGGAGCGGCGCGGCATGGGGCCGGGGGGCCTTAGCGGCGGGGCATCGGTGGCGGCGGGCGACGTGGGGTATCTAGTTTTTATCGTCAGGTCTAATTTTTTCATGAATCTTTTTCGTCAAATTTTATCAACAG CACACACACTGCCGGTCTCCTTCCCGTGcgacccgcgccgccgccacggCGCCGCCCTCCTCTGCTGCGCTGCCGCGTCGCCCCATTCCCTACTGCGTCGGCAGGCGGCCGTCGTTCATCGCCTCCCGGAGCTTAGTTTCGCTAG GCACTTGCGTCTGAGTCTTGGGAGTCTGATGGCTGCCCCCATTGTCACGGCTGCGCTCAATTGTATTACCGCACTCCTAGCCTTGAAGAGAGATGGAGACGTCCTTCAAGGTGAATTTCTGGCCCTCATTTATGACACCAATGTTTCCTTGGAGTCGGTTGCTACTAAAATTGAGAAGTACGAAGGCAATCCACAGCTATATGAGGTGATCTGTGACATTGAGGACTTCCTCAATG ACACTTCTGCCGGATCCAGCTCTGGTGCTACGGAGCCCAGCTCATCCTCGTCTGGTGTTTGCCATTCTTATGCTCCAGAGGGTAGTCTTATGGGCATTCTTGAGCCGAAACAGGAGATTATAAAGCTACTTACCTCAGATGTACCTGACTTGAAAGTTATTTGTATTGTTGGATGCGTTGGTATGGGAAAGACTGCCCTTTCAAGGGCTCTTTATGATGACAAGGATCTTACAATATTCTTTGATTGTAAAGTATGGTTAGTGGCATCTGAATGCAGCAATGCGGAAAGCGTCAAAACCAAAGTTCTTGAACAGATTAAGCACCTGAAGTCCTGGGACGCTTTGCATGAATTCTTGAAGCGTAGaag GTATCTGTTATTCATCGATGATATGCCCAAAGGATCAGAATGGAGGATACATGATATTTTTCCATCAGATATGGGAAGCGATGGCAGCAGAATAGTTGTGACAACAAGCGTGCACTCAGTGGCTGCTTCCTACAGCTCCGGCAACCACCTATTCACTATGCGATCACTTGATAAAACTACTTCTGAAAATTTGCTTTGGAAGAACATCTTGGAAGCATCACCTGCAATAAGGAATGGTTCAGAAACCATCCTGCAGAAGTGTGATGGCTTACCACTGGCTTTAAATGGTGTTTCTGATTATCTAAGTTCTAAAGGAGTTCGAGGTTCGCTTTTGACTGAATCCTGTTGTGAGGAAGTAGGGAAACATCTTGGTAAGTTCATGACAGGCAATGAGAGGGCATTTGGCAAAATGAGAAGAGCTCTTATCCGATGTTATGATTGTTTGCCTAATTATGATGTTAAGAGTTGCTTAGCATATACTTGCATTTTTCCGACGCGACATCAGATTAACGTCATGCAGCTAGCGAGAAAGTTGTTTGCTGAAGGCTTGGTGCAGGAAAATATAGCTGTTCATGATTGTCTCTCAACACTTATTGATATGAGTATGCTCGAGCCTACACCGCTGCGCAGCAGTCTCAGTAACACCACTAAAAGATGTGAATTGCACAATGTAATGCGAGAGTTTGCCATCCAGAAGGCCCTTTCAAGGCATCTTGTTACTTTTGTTACTCGAGATGAGCTGCTGCACGAGGGCGGCCGTATTCGCCGACTTAGTGTTCATCATAGCTCCAAAGCAGGATGTGAAGCATTGGCGAAGCAGAAGCAGTTCAGCCTGTCCTCTCTCAGGTCCTTCACAACCTTCAACAGTGAGCTTTTTGATTTCAAGAGTAGTAATCTGTTGCGTGTGTTAGATCTAGAAGGTTGCAAAGGTCTTGACGATGGAGTTGTCAAGGATATCTTTAACTTGGTGTTTCTCAGATTCATCTGCCTTAGGAATACTGACATAACCCGAATTCCTAAAAGGGTAAGAAAGCTCCTGCATCTGGAGACACTGGATGTTCGGGAGACACAGGTGAACACATTACCATTGGAAGTTATCATGCTACCTGAATTAGGTTCCCTGTTTGGTATGTTTGAGCTGCAACTTCCAACTGACACGGCAGGAATGCAAAAGCTTGTGAAGTTCTTGAAAGATGATAGTAAGTTGCATGCTTTTGGTGGGCTTGTCATCACAAAGGCACAACTTCAAGGAAGTTCAATGGCAGAAAAACAAGCTTTTGCAATCATAATAAAAGAAGCGAAAAGTCTGAGAAAGGTTAAATTCTGGTACAAAGCTTCTGCAGTTTTCCAGAGGAAGAAAGTATGGGTTAAATCTTTGTTTGATGCTGCTGCCTCAGCCTCTCAGCCTCAGGATGATGCTGCTGCCCCTCGCTCTCAGGATTCTGAAGCAACAGACAGTGTATTGGCAGCCTCTCTCACCTCTTCTATTGGCAAAAGAACCGTGGAACTCCGGTCTCTTTCTATTGATTTTGGTGTCCTGGAGAATGAGTTTTTGGGTTCCATAGAG CGAACAGTTGGAAGTACTGCAACACTTGGAATGCCTGGAACTTTTCAGGATCAAAGAGGATCGTCCCGGATTCTGGTGGAAGTACTGCAACACTTGGAATGCCTGGAACTTTTGAGGATCAAAGAGGATCGTCCCGGATTCTGGGATGGGTACTTTTCTGTCCAGATAGGTGGATTCCCAAGCCTTCAACTCCTGAGCTTTGAGGCCCCAAGGTATCCAAGGGTGCGGATTCAGCAAGGCGCCATGGTACATCTAATTTCCCTTCAATTGCTTTGTGCCGAATCTCCTTCATACTCGGCGCAAAAAGAAGAATCTCCTCCCTACTGTACTGCAAATGGGGAGTTTGAGTCCCTGATTGGAGTTAAAATCGCCCATCTTCCATATCTCAGTGAAGTGATACTACATCCAACAACTGATAGTGGCATCATTAATGCATGGAAGACCGCGCTGGGTTCTCACAGTAACAGGCCGTGCCTGAAGATGCGACCAGCCTGA